The Ornithinimicrobium faecis region CGCAGCAGCTCCAGCCTCGGAGTCCTCGGTCGCCTCGTCGGGCAACTCAGGCGGCCCAGCAACCTCGGTCGTCTCGACCACATCCGGGGGAGACGAGGTCTCCACCACATCGTCCGGCGGCGCCTCCGTCGTCGGGGCGGCGTCTGTTGTGGGGGCGGTCTCGCTCGTCAGCGCGTCCTCGCCCGTCGGTGGATCAGCGGGTTCAGCCTCGCCGCTGCATCCAGCCAGGAGGGCGCCTGCAGCAATCAGCGTCAACGTCATCGTCTTCAAGGAGTGGCCTCCTCAGTCGGCACGCCCGCAGATCCCCACGAGCCGGTCGTGCCAGACAGTCTCACCCGCGGCGGCCACGCATAACGTTGTCCACAGGTAAAATCTGTGTATAGACGCCTCAGACGAAGCGGTTGTTGATCCGTGACTCCCGGAGCTCATGCAGTTGCCGGACGACGTCGTCGGTCGGCCCGGCGGGTGATGGACCAGCGAACTCGCCATGGGTCTGCAGGTGCAGCGCACCCATCCGTTCGTCCAGGTCAGCGGCGGTCTTGGCGGCGTCCTGGAGTTGCACCAGCAGGTCCTCGGGCACGGAGTCGCGATACTTGTAATAGATCTTGTGCTCCAGGCTGGCCCAGAAGTCCATCGCGACGGTGCGCAGCTGCAGCTCGACGGTGACCGGCACGATCCGGTCCGAGAGGTGCACGGGCACCCGGATCAGCCCGTGCAGGCTCCGATAACCGTTGGGCTTGGGGTTGTCGATGTAGTCCTTGACCTGCAGCACCTCGACATCGGGTTGCGAGATCAGCATGTCGTAGACGTTGTAGACGTCCCGCACGAAACTGCAGGCCACCCGCACGCCGGCGATGTCGGTGATGTTGTCCCGGATCGCCTCAAAGGACGGGTCCAGGCCGCGGCGCCGGATCTTCTCCAGGATCGACTCCGGCGTCTTCAGCCGGGTCAGCACGTGCTCGATCGGGTTGTAGTCGTGCAGGTGGGTGAACTCCTCCTGCAGGATCGAGATCTTCGTCTCGACCTCGTCCATGCCGAACTTGTACTCCATCATGAAGCGGGTGAAGTCGGCGCGCACCCGAGCGAGGTCACCCGAGGCGCCGAGTTGGCTCAGTTGATTGCTGGCGGGCATCTTTGCAGGGTCCACATGATCACCGTATGCCGTCTGGCTGAGTCGCACCTGAAGGTCTCCTGAGGAATGGGGCAGGGGAGTGCGGGCGAGCCCGCGGACCGGTGG contains the following coding sequences:
- a CDS encoding GTP pyrophosphokinase: MPASNQLSQLGASGDLARVRADFTRFMMEYKFGMDEVETKISILQEEFTHLHDYNPIEHVLTRLKTPESILEKIRRRGLDPSFEAIRDNITDIAGVRVACSFVRDVYNVYDMLISQPDVEVLQVKDYIDNPKPNGYRSLHGLIRVPVHLSDRIVPVTVELQLRTVAMDFWASLEHKIYYKYRDSVPEDLLVQLQDAAKTAADLDERMGALHLQTHGEFAGPSPAGPTDDVVRQLHELRESRINNRFV